The DNA window AAAACAAAAATCCTTATGTGTAGtgacttaaaaataaaaaataaataattccacACCAATCAAAGACATTATCAGATACAAACGTGCTTTTTTTGTAGTCAAGATGAAAGGGGTCCGTTGGTGATTGGTTCCTGTGTTAACCCCATAGCAGCCAGGCTTACACCAGACAGTCGGGGGTTAAAGGTTGTTCCTAgaactgggctcccgagtggcgcagcggtcaaaggcactgcatctcagcgctagaagcgtcactacagaccctggtttgattccgggctgcatcacaaccggacgtgatcgggagtcccatagggctgcgcacaaatggcccagcgtcgtcctggttagggtttggccggtgtaggccatcactggaaataagaatttgctctaaACTAACTTgtctggttaaataaaacaatgaaacgtgacatacagtgccttgcgaaagtattcatcccccttggcatttttcctatttgtttcattggaatggcctagtcaaaacccagacctcaatccaattgagaatctgtggtatgacttaaagattgctgtacaccagcggaacccatccaacttgaaggagctggagcagttttgccttgaagaatgggcaatgtgccaagcttatagagtcataccccaagagacttgcagctgtaattgctgccaaaggtgtctctacagagtattgactttggggggtgtatagttagttatacacgctcaagttcagttttttttgtcttatttcttgtttgttttacaataatacatattttgtatcttcaaagtggttggcatgttgtgtaaatcaaaatggtacaaaccccccaaaatctattttcattccaggttgtaaggcaacaaaataggaaaaatgccaaagggggggGTGAAGACTTTCGCAAGCTACTGTACAACGTCATCATGATAAGGTTCTCGTCATAGGGGATGGAGATAAATCTTCATAATTAGCCATTGGGATTAAACTATCACATTTCATAGTGCTTTTAAATCAATTTCCTCGTCAAAAAGCTGGATGACGATGACGATAGCTGGAATACTCGTCTACATACTCATCTATATCGTCATGACAAAGCACAGTATATATTTAGTAGAAATGTCCAGTCAGCTCTCCACATGTCCACATGTTGCTTCTACCTTATTAGAATGAcgaaatacagtatatatttagtaGAAATGTCCACATGTTGCTTCTACCTTATTAGAATGACGAAATGCAAAAACAGACTAGCTGAATAGCCTGCCCCGGTCTCGCCCCAGCCCGCCCCAGCCCACCCCGGTCTCGCCCCAGCCCGCCCCGGTCTCGCTCCAGCCCACCCCGGTCTCGCTCCAGCCCACCCCAGCCCACCCCGGTCTCGCTCCAGCCCACCCCAGCCCACCCCGGTCTCGCCCCAGCCCGCCCCGGTCTCGCCCCAGCCCGCCCCGGTCTCGCTCCAGCCCACCCCAGCCCACCCCGGTCTCGCCCCAGCCCACCCCGGTCTCGCTCCAGCCCACCCCAACCCACCCCGGTCTCGCCCCAGCCCGCCCCGGTCTCGCCCCAGCCCGCCCCGGTCTCGCCCCAGCCCGCCCCGGTCTCGCCCCAGCCCGCCCCAGCCCACCCCGGTCTCGCCCCAGCCCACCCCGGTCTCGCCCCAGCCCCCCCCGGTCTCGCCCCAGCCCACCCTTGTCTCGCCCCAGCCCACCCCGGTCTCGCCCCAGCCCACCCCGGGTCTCGCCCCAGCCCACCCCGGGTCTCGCCCCAGCCTCCCCCGGTCTCGCCCCAGCCCACCCCGAGCCCATCTCGCCCCAGCCCACCCCGGTCTCGCCCCAGCCCACCCCGGTCTCGCCCCAGCCCACCCCGGTCTCGCCCCAGCCCACCCTGGTCTCGCCCCAGCCCACCCCAGGCCACCCTGGTCTCGCCCCAGCCCACCCCGGTCTCGCCCCAGCCCACCCAGCCCACCCCGGTCTCGCCCCAGCCCACCCAGCCCACCCCGGTCTCGccccagcccaccccagcccACCCCGGTCTCGCCCCAGCCCACCCCAACCCACCCTGGTCTCACCCCAGCCCACCCCGGTCTCGCCCCAGCCCACCCCGGTCTCGccccagcccaccccagcccACCCCGGTCTCACCCCAGCCCACCCTGGTCTCGCCCCAGCCCACCCCggtctctctccaaccctccccgGTCTCGCCCCAGCCCACCCCGGTCTCGCAGCATCTTTCCATGTGAAGTCCTGTATGTTTTGGAGCGTACCATTCATTCCAGAATTAACTGATTTGAAAATAAAATTATACCCAAACATGGTCATGGACTCTTGACAGTTCACCAGACATTACCTGAGTGCTATTGGAACACGAAAGGTTGGAAGTCCTGTGGAATGTTCCGGAATATTTCAGTTCTAAGAGATAGATATAGCCAGTCTTCTGAACGGTCATACATTCTGATTAGCAACCAACCAGTTGACCCTTAAATTGACCGGAAGTTGACATGAAGTTGACCAAACGTTACCTCAGACTGATGTGCTATTGAAGAAAAGTTCAGTGAAATGTAAAAGTCCACTCAGAGAGAGTTCTTGGAGAAGCATGGCATAAATCTTCAGAGTAACTTCTTATAATGCTCATCACTACAAGGTACAACTACCAAAAACTAAAATAGTGGGTAGGAGGTTTCCAATTGTCAAAGAAGGTATATAGAGTAGAGATACATCAGTAGTGATTGTGTTCTTTATGTTAATAATCACATGAATGAAGTTGCATAGGGTGTATAGGGATGTGGTTCTCTTTCACACACAGGTTGTCCCAATAATCTCTACTTTCTACCAAAGTGTGCACCTGTTCACTTCCCTTCGTGGATTTGAAAGGAAAGGACTGGTATATAGAAACGCCCTCTGAGAAGGCTGGAAACATCTTCTAAAAGGGGGGTGTGGGAGACTATTCTTTTTTTAATGCCTCATTTAGATATTGTTCTGCTTATAAAATCTGCAATAAGGCAATAACCCCAAATGTCAGATGTACATCAGTTTGACTGGTTCTTAGGAAATGAAAAGTTGTGAAAAATAAAATGTCTAAGATTTTAGTTAGTCTTGCATGATATTTTctgtggttgaaatactgtcaTATTTTACGCAACCGTGGCCTGCACCAATGGATCCTACTAACCTGCACAAATGGATCCTACTAACCTGCACAAATGGATCCTACTAACCCACACCAATGGATCCTACTAACCCACACCAATGGATCCTACTAACCCACACCAATGGATCCTACTAACCCACACCAATGGATCCTACTAACCCACACCAATGGATCCCACTAACCCACACCAATGGATCCTACTAACCCACACCAATGGATCCTACTAACCCACACCAATGGATCCTACTAACCCACACCAATGGATCCCACTAACCTGCACCAATGGATCCTACTAACCCACACCAATGGATCCTACTAACCCACACCAATGGATCCCACTAACCTACACCAATGGATCCTACTAACCCACACCAATGGATCCCACTAACCCACACCAATGGATCCTACTAACCCACACCAATGGATCCTACTAACCTACACCAATGGATCCTACTAACCCACACCAATGGATCCTACTAACCCACACCAATGGATCCTACTAACCCACACTAATGGATCCTACTAACCCACACCAATGGATCCTACTAACCCACACCAATGGATCCTACTAACCCACACTAATGGATCCTACTAACCCACACCAATGGATCCTACTAACCCACACCAATGGATCCTACTAACCCACACCAATGGATCCTACTAACCCACACCAATGGATCCTACTAACCCACACCAATGGATCCTACTAACCCACACCAATGGATCCTACTAACCTGCACCAATGGATCCTACTAACCCACACCAATGGATCCTACTAACCCACACCAATGGATCCTACTAACCCACACCAATGGATCCTACTAACCCACACCAATGGATCCTACTAACCCACACTAATGGATCCTACTAACCCACACCAATGGATCCTACTAACCCACACTAATGGATCCTACTAACCCACACCAATGGATCCTACTAACCCACACCAATGGATCCTACTAACCCACACTAATGGATCCTACTAACCCGCACCAATGGATCCTACTAACCCACACCAATGGATCCTACTAACCCACACCAATGGATCCTACTAACCCACACTAATGGATCCTACTAACCCACACCAATGGATCCTACTAACCCACACTAATGGATCCTACTAACCCACACCAATGGATCCTACTAACCCACACCAATGGATCCTACTAACCCACACCAATGGATCCTACTAACCCACACCAATGGATCCTACTAACCCACACTAATGGATCCTACTAACCCGCACCAATGGATCCTACTAACCTACACCAATCCATACCACTAACCTACACCAATCCATCCCACTAACCCATGCCTACAACAATCCATCCCACTAACCCATGCCTACACCAATCCAGCACGTTTAAATTCCTCAGATTGCACACTTCAGGAGGAAAGAGAAGTTATTGGGATGGTGTGAAGGGTCTATGGTCTCTTTGTCTATAAAGTGGAGATGATTTTTGTACATtttctatttaacctttatttaactaggaaagtcagttaagaacacattcttatttacaatgacggcctaggaacagtgggttaactgcctattcaagggcagaacaacaggtttttaccttgtcagctcggggaatcgatcgagcaacctttcggttactagtccaacgctctaaccactaggctacctgctggttactagtccaacgctctaaccactaggctacctgctggttactagtccaacgctctaaccactaggctacctgctggttactagtccaacgctctaaccactaggctacctgctggttactagtccaacgctctaaccactaggctacctgctggttactagtccaacgctctaaccactaggctacctgctggttactagtccaacgctctaaccactaggctacctgctggttactagtccaacgctctaaccactaggctacctgctggttactagtccaacgctctaaccactaggctacctgctggttactagtccaacgctctaaccactaggctacctgctggttaccagtccaacgctctaaccactaggctacctgctggttactagtccaacgctctaaccactaggctacctgctggttactagtccaacgctctaaccactgggctacctgctggttactagtccaacgctctaaccactaggctacctgctggttactagtccaacgctctaaccactaggctacctgctggttactagtccaacgctctaaccactagtctacctgctggtaactagtccaacgctctaaccactaggctacctgctggttactagtccaacgctctaaccactaggctacctgctggttactggcccaacgctctaaccactaggctacctgctggttactagtccaacactctaaccactaggctacctgctggttactggcccaacgctctaaccactaggctacctgctggttactagtcctacactctaaccactagtctccctgccccctctacactctaaccactagtctccctgccccctctacactctaaccactaggctacctaccccctctacactctaaccactaggctacctaccccctctacactctaaccactaggctacctacaccctctacactctaaccactagtctccctgccccctctacactctaaccctgccacccccccccccccccccccccaggtagcctagtggttagagtgtaggggcggaaggtagcctagtggttagaaatcTTTCCTCTGTTTAGGAGTTGTAGCCTATTATAATATTATAAGCAGAacatggtggtgatgatgatgatggtgatgatgatgatggtggtgatgaagaTAATGGTGGTCCCTACAGGTGTCTGGACTAACACCTTTGTTGGTCACACTATTCCATGGGCAGGGTATCAGTCACCTGTTCACAGGTATGTACCTGAGGGTCTGTCCAATCACCTGATAGCTCCTCCCCTGTGGGTGTGTCCTTGGGAGAGCTGGTCTAAGATTCTCGGGGTTCTGAGGCTGAGGAGGAGGCCGACAGAGAAGCCAGGGGCTGTAGTCATTTCTCTAGCCCAGGGGAGGCTGGGTCTGTGGGGGAGATGTGAGCAGAGAGAGGGCAATATGGGGAGGCTAGGACCTGGAGTTGTTTGGGACTCAGGGCGGACTCGCTGCAGGCCCTCTGACACAGTTCAGACACACTTTGCCAAGTCTTCAGTTTCATCTGGATCAAATTGGTCCTTTCTGTCATGAGATGATCCTTCTCTGTCCTCTGGGAGaaacacagacagggacagcacacagacagggacagcatacagacagggacagcacacagacagggacagcacacagacagggacagcacacagacagggacagcacacagacagggacagcacacagacagggacagcacacagacatcacaaaacacacatgcacgcacacacaccagaaACACATCATGCAGaaatcccaaacacacacacacacacacacacacacagtacattagTAAATCTAATTGTCCTTTTCTGTAGCAGCTTTAAGAGACAGTCATGTCACCTCACCAGTTTGTCGATCTCACACTCCAGATTGTGTATACAGTCCAGCTTCCTCTTGCGACAGCGCTGGGCTGCGCTGCGGTTCTTACTCCTGCGTCTAACGTCGTGGACAAAGTCCAGCTGCTCTCTGGTCAGAGTCTGGTGCCTCAACATCAGCTGGAAGTCATTCCTGCTCAACGCCAAAATCTGACCTACAGAGAATGGCAGCTGTAACTGGAAAACACGGAGAGGATCAAGACCGGTCTGGATTGGATCAGATCAATacggaaaataagtatttggtcaataacaaaagtttatttccaccataatttgcaaatacattcattaaaaatcctacaatgtgattttctggattttttttctcattttgtctgtcatagttgaagtgtacctatgatgaaaattacaggcctctctcatctttttaagtgggagaacttgcacaattggtggctgactaaatacttttttgtcccactgtacatGTGAcgggtcacacacacaccctctagtagtactgtagtgttaaaaataaaataaaacatgccAGGGTACAGGTAGAGAAGGGAAACTGAGGTCCTCTGGCTATAGGAGCaggactctccctccctctctcccagtatCACCTCCCTGGTCCTCTGGCTATAGGAGCaggactctccctccctctctcccagtatCACCTCCCTGGTCCTCTGGCTGTAGGAGCaggactctccctccctctctcccagtatCACCTCCCTGGTCCTCTGGCTATAGGAGCAGgactctgcctccctctctcccagtatGACTCACCTCCCTAGCCTTCTGGCTGTAGGAGCAGGAATCACTGTCTCCCTCCGTATCGAAGCAGTCCGAGTCTCCATCATCCCCAGAGGTCAGAGAGGACACACAGGGACTCTTCTCTGACTGGGATGACCCCTCACAGCCCGGCAGCTGGGCGTCCCCTAACcctgtccctctgtccttctccctgtctgtcccactgtccatccctctgtccaggCCATGGAGAAAAGGACAGTCCCT is part of the Oncorhynchus clarkii lewisi isolate Uvic-CL-2024 chromosome 10, UVic_Ocla_1.0, whole genome shotgun sequence genome and encodes:
- the LOC139419787 gene encoding uncharacterized protein, with translation MTIAGILVYILIYIVMTKHTRPSPPRSRPSPPRSRSSPPRSRSSPPQPTPVSLQPTPAHPGLAPARPGLAPARPGLAPAHPSPPRSRPSPPRSRSSPPQPTPVSPQPAPVSPQPAPVSPQPAPVSPQPAPAHPGLAPAHPGLAPAPPGLAPAHPCLAPAHPGLAPAHPGSRPSPPRVSPQPPPVSPQPTPSPSRPSPPRSRPSPPRSRPSPPRSRPSPPWSRPSPPQATLVSPQPTPVSPQPTQPTPVSPQPTQPTPVSPQPTPAHPGLAPAHPNPPWSHPSPPRSRPSPPRSRPSPPQPTPVSPQPTLVSPQPTPVSLQPSPVSPQPTPVSQHLSM